DNA sequence from the Leptospira perdikensis genome:
TCAATTAACACTCCAAAAGCCTTCGCAATCTCTTTTGTTTTATCAGCGATGAGAGGGTATTTGATCTCTCCAATACCACCTTCTTTTCGGGCCGTTTTTTTCCAAGCTAAGTGCGAAAATTCGCTATCAACGGAAACACCCAAAACTTCGGCTCCGATCTTCTTAAAATCTTCGAGTTTGGCATCGTATTCAATAATTTCTGTCGGGCAAACAAATGTAAAATCGAGTGGATAGAAAAATAGAACCACCCATTTTCCTTTGTAATCGGACAATTTGATTTCTTTAAAATTGTCCCCGATCACAGCGGTTGCTTTAAAATCAGGGGCATGTGATGTCACTTGTGGCATAAAGTCACTCCTTAGAATTATTCTAAGTACAATGATTAGATTCTGTCTAGATGTTTTTGGGTCAGGGACAGGTTTTCCAAAGACCATTCTTCCTTTGTGATGGATTCGACAAAACGTCTGTCATGGCTCACGACCACTAAGGCTATGCTAAGCGACCGAAGAGAGTTCTCGAGGGCTTCCAAAGATTTTATATCCAAATGGTTGGTTGGTTCGTCTAAGAGGAGGATCTCTGGATTTGTCTCCAAATGGAGAGATAAAAATATTTTTTTAATTTCTCCCGGGCTAAAACGTTTTGATTCAAAAACACGTTTCGGATCACTGCCGAGCCTGTGTACTCCTGAAAGAACCTTAGCTTTCGTATCTGCTTTTAGATTTTGGAATTCCCTTTGCAAACTTTGAATCTCTTCTTTGGAAAACTCTTGAGGCAAATACAGATAAGGAATATGTTTTTCTTCAAATTGTTTTGCTAAAAACTTAAGCAGTGTGGACTTACCGGCTCCGTTGTTTCCAGTGATCGAAATTTTAGACTCAGGTAGAATTTGTAAATGGGCATCCAAATTCAATTTCATAAAACCAAAATCAAAACTCTCC
Encoded proteins:
- a CDS encoding peroxiredoxin, translated to MPQVTSHAPDFKATAVIGDNFKEIKLSDYKGKWVVLFFYPLDFTFVCPTEIIEYDAKLEDFKKIGAEVLGVSVDSEFSHLAWKKTARKEGGIGEIKYPLIADKTKEIAKAFGVLIESGPDAGVALRGTFIIDPAGIIRQATVNDLPVGRNIEEAVRLIKAFQFVEKHGEVCPANWDEGKKTMKADPTGSKAYFSSVN